The DNA sequence AGTTGACGAATCAGAATCTACCAGGCATGAATCTGTACTTTAAATAAATTTCGATAGAGGATAGGAATGCTGAATTATTTGAATCATCGCTCAataatttaggaaaaaaaaaagtaaatagaAAGAGATTGAGACGCTGCGGTTACGTACTGCAGGTTTCGAAAGAGACACTGCAGATAGTTTCGTAGCATTATGTATTTGGCCCggttttatttatgaattattgaGATTCGAGAGGGAGGGTGTGTAGCTTTCTGTGACAGTGACAATGAAACACTGAATGCATGCAGGACGCAAGGAAAAAACGGAGATACGTGTCTGATTGTCGGACTCTGGCAATAATTTGATAACTTTACATGTTTGTGGCTCAGAAGAAGCGTCAGAGTGTTCATACCAATGTCCGGGCGTGAAGTATGTGTTACGGCCTTATGGGGACTCCAGGCAAAATGAACAGTCGGGTAACATACACGAGTGATACGAAGAACTTTCATGTACTAAAGGAACATGATCAAGATTAAAGTTGAAAGAGAACGAAGCGAATTCGGACAAGTAAACTCTGCACTGCTGGTTGAAGCAATTTACAAAGTTCTCATGATTCGGCTCAAGACGATTACATAAAGAAATAAAGTTGAAAGGTGGATGAGTATAATGAATTGCATGAACTAATTGAGATATGAGTAAAAACTTTTCAGATCATTATAATGGTACTTCTCTCATGAGAAAGTGGAGTTCACTTTTATAGTCGTATGTATAATGTAgtatatgatcctggtaagcccgaGTTGTAGAGGACTCGAGTTTAATGACATATACGTATCTAATTGAATTAAAGAGGAATGCATATATCTAATATCCACTACAACAATTTAACAGTAACCACACCAATCATTGTTTGCATACATCATACACATTTTGAAGTGCTATTACTATAGATGTTTATGTCTTGTGCCTTTTGAATGCTTTAACACAGTTGTTCTTAGCTAATTTTGCTTCCACTTTCCTTGACTTCCCTTGCTATATAAGAACCCTACACTTCTCATctaatccaaatccaaatccacatTATCTGCTAAACAGAACTTGAACTTCAGCATTTGCATTCataattatttatctaattaGCCATGCTTTTCCCTTCTGAATACGCGGAAATCCAGTCCCTGAATCAAGACCATCCCTCCCCTTTTGTCAATAATTTCGCGGTATCGATGCAAGAAGCCTGCATGCCATCAGTCCTCCAATACAACACATTCTTGACCAACTTACCAAACTTTCAGGCCAATGTTCCTGTTCATGACTTCTCCTCATGTGTCAGCAATAACTCGACGTCAGATGAAGGGGATGATCAGCTGCACACCAACATGATCATCGACGAGAGAAAGCAGAGGAGGATGATTTCCAACAGAGAATCTGCTAGACGATCCAGGATGCGCAAGCAGAAGCATCTTGATGAGCTGTGGTCTCAGGTGGTTCGTCTGAGGACTGAAAATTACAGCCTCATCGACAAGCTGAACAATCTGTCAGAGAGCCATGACAAGGTACTTGAAGAAAATGCAAAGCTCAAGGAAGAAAATTCAGGCCTTCGACAAATGCTAACTGATGCACAACTTTCTAGTACTTACAATAGCTTGAAGGATCTGGAGGAAGCTCATTTCAATGCAGAATCTTCTTCTGACCAATCCATCAGTAATTCCCagtgataaataatattatcatcACAAATTtagaaatgaaaaataaaaaagtatagATGTTAATGCTGATGGTGGGCTACTTTATTGTCTAACAATGCACTGATCTTTGTTCTCCTGCTATTAAATCTTGAATCATATATATCATCCCAAAGTACTAATTATTAAAGAATTCATTGCAATACTCAAAAAAACCAATAATACCATACATACATTGTGGCACAAAGACACGGTACGTAAAATTAGCAAAAACAATGACGGAACCAGAAATTAAAATAGTTATCATAAGTTTTTAGAAAGACGGGTGACGCGTCAGAAACATATTTTGCTGATGTTTTGCAATATTTAGTAAACCGGACATCCAGTATTCCATCGGGTACTTCTTTGAACCGACAATTTTATGTTTCTATAAAAACTTGGCCAAAATTTTTGATCTGTCAtctgtttaaatattttattttcttaaatttatcaCGCACCGAAATATGTGGATGAATTTGATGGAGTTCTGAGGGTGAAGGTCCCAGAAATCCTGTTCAGGACATAATAGCTGAGGCAATACTGGGACAAATGCTGGTGGGGGCTGTTAATGGCCAATACTACCCCAGAAGCATTATACTCTATAATTTCTAATTTTCGACCAATTCCAAAACTATTTTTCGAAAGAAGAAAGGTGTGAAAACAGAGCTAAATTAggcttaaaatttttatttttttttgaaatatgaatttagTTTGAAATATTGTCCCGTCTGATTGTGTTTGTCTCCATGAATATAAAACCCTGGGTCTTAATAAATTCGAGATATTAAAACAGTTGGTGGTCTAAATAAAATGTTATTGGTTTGTATGTCCTGATTTGAAAAACTGTGAAATTTTAGCATTTAACTGGATAAAAGAAGTCGTGTTGAGTTATaagtcacaattttaatttCAGTTAAACGGGCTCTGGATTTTGGTGAATTTGTTGCAGCCCAGATAAAAGAAGTCAgtaatagattttttttcacTTGAGAAGGAGAAACACTCACTCTCTGTCTTATCCATTTCATCCTGTTTCATTACAAGACTTGAACTGAAGATCTTGTTACAACAAGAAAACCATGAGTTGTTTAACTCAACCACTGTCCACTACAATGAACCAGAACATATCATACATGTCATGTTTTGTCAATCCTTTAACTTCAGTTTCTTACAGAATGCTATCTACTTCAAGAAAACATCAGCAGCCTGCTTTCTTGAAGACCAGAGCAATGGGTAGAGAGCTTTTCTTCAACCATGATGGAGCTGCTACAAGGAAGCTTCTGGTAGCTTCTCTATATTGTATTAAGCAATAAAGTATTTAAGTAAAGAGACATAGGTGGTATTAGATGTTGATGGGCACTATCGATGATTGTAGGCAGGTGTGGAGCTGGTGGCGGAGCTGGTGGGAGTGACATTGGGCCCAAAAGGAAGAAATGTGGTTTTGCAAAATAAGTATGGACCTCCCAAGATTGTTAATGATGGTGAAACTGTTCTTAAACAGGTCTCTCTACCTTTCCTAattatcacaaaaaaaaaaaaaaaaaggaagaagaGTAAATtgtatgatttattttattttatttttctgcagtttaaatttgaaagttgCAGGGAGTGGTTGTAATAATTCTTGCTTATGCTTGGGACCGGTAGAGAATTTACTTAATTCCTTATGGATCATGAAATCCCTGCAGTTTCTTGATTTGCTAGTGTTGAATGTGACTTCCAATATTAAGTACAGATTATTCAGGAATTAATGAAATTACTAAAAAAGGTTGTATATCTAGCACAGAAGGCTCCAATGTGTGCAAGGTCTGGAAAAGTTTCTGGGTTATGAAAATGTACTATAATGTAATAGAACAGCTTAGCATAATCTTAGTTCTAAGTTTCTTAAATCTCATAACTTGCTTAGTCAGGACTTCTGGTGTCTGTCCAGAATTTATTAGTAATTCAGTAATGTGGTAAATGTAAATTGTTTAGAGAGGGATGTTTGTTATCTAGTCAAGGATTGAAAATCTATAATGATAGATCTTTTGTCATATAGATTGAGCTAGAGGATCATCTGGAGAATGTCGGTGTAAAGTTAGTGAGGCAAGCTGGAGCAAAAACAAACGACCTTGCTGGTGATGGATCCACCACATCTGTTTTGCTTGCTCACGGTCTGATTGCTGAGGGCGTGAAGGTGTGACGTAATTCTGTGACCATTTTTTAAATGCATTTTACCATCAAGATTGAAATATGagaatttaatcaaattaagtTTCTCTGGTCACTCTTTAACTTTTAGCTACCTCTAGGTTATTGCTGCTGGGATGAACCCTATTCAGATATCACGTGGAATTGAGAAAACTGCTTTAGCCCTTGTTTCTGAGCTTAAGTCAATGTCAAGAGAGGTAGAGAATGTTTCCTCTTCCACAATACTAAATATATGAGGGATATTTTTTCGGACTTCAAAGAACAAGAATTGTCAAGGCAAAGAACATCAAATTCCCATTTTCAAGGTCGAAGCAGATGACAGAGTTACTCTGTGTTGGCTGATAACAACTGCCATACTTCTCATACCTTGCAGGTTGAGGATCATGAGATTGCAGATGTTGCCTCTGTCAGTGCTGGTAATGATCCTGCAGTGGGAAAGATGATTTCTGAAGCTCTTGAACAAGTGGGAAAGAGAGGGGTGATCACAATTGAGAGGGGGAATTCTGTTAACAACACTTTACAAATTGTAGAAGGAATGAAGTTTGATCGCGGATATTTGTCTCCATATTTTGTCACTGATAGACGAAGAATGATTGTTCAACTTCAGAACTGCAAGGTCAGGCTCTTAACCTTGTTCAGGTCTTAAATGCTGCTTTATGGAGTGATTAGCCTGTGCAAATTTCATTGATGCAGTTACTTTTGGTagacaaaatcatcaaaaatccAAAGGAGATGTTGAAAATACTGGATAACGCAGTAAGGGAGGAGTACCCGATTCTGATAGTTGCAGAGGGCATTGAGCAGGAAGCTCTGGCTCCAGTAATAAGGAACAAACTCAAGGGAGTTCTGAAAGCAGCTGCCATTAAAGCTCCTGCATTTGGCGAGCGCAAGAGCCACTGCTTGGATGACATTGCTATATTAACTGGAGGTAGTAAAAGCaattttacatatcaaattaGTATTAATAACAAATTAACAAGATAACCATTACCATATGAGAATTTCTATACTGTGATCTTCAGGTACAGTAATCAGAGATGAGATGGGTTTAACCCTTGAAAAAGCACGAAAGGAGTTATTGGGGACTACCACGAAGGTAGTAATTACGAAAGATTCTACTTTGATTGTTACTGATGGCAGCACTCAAGCCGCTGTTAAAAAAAGAGTCTCGCAGATTGAAAATCTTGTAAAGGTAATAAAAATGGTTTGCTGTCTTGTTTCTACCAAATAATGTTCCAGTTCCATGTTTCCTATAATGAAATCATTTAACATATTGCCAAAGTATAATAGATCATAAGACCCTTTTTCAAACTTCAGATCATTTTGTAACCTGATGCTGTGCTATCATAATTAGTCATTCAAGCTACTGAGGTTTCTGTTGACACtgataaatgaattttttgtaGAATACGAAAGAGAAGTTTCAAAAGAAGATACTGAATGAAAGGATTGCAAGACTATCTGGAGGAATTGCCATTATTCAGGTAAATTCTCAATTGTTTAGGAGTTTACAGATACAAAAACACTGATGGCAATCATGTTTGATTCAATTATAGGTAGGTGCACAAACACAGATTGAGCAAAAGGATAAACAATTGAGGATAGAAGATGCTGTTAATGCAACCAAGGTTCTTACTCAATTCTTGCAGTGAATAGTGATGCAGATTCTATATGTTGTTTGTCGCTAGTAATAAAGTCTCTCTATAACGAATTCCAGGCAGCAATTGATGAAGGAGTTGTAGTTGGCGGAGGCTGTTGTCTTTTAAGGCTATCTCTGAGAGTGGATGAAATTATGAATACTTTGGACAATGAAGAGCAGAAGGTATAATAATCCCATATCCTTCCGGATCTTGCTTTTTGTCTTCCCTGTGATCTGAATTAGTTTTTCTAAGAGTTGAGATGTCTAGCAGACTGG is a window from the Daucus carota subsp. sativus chromosome 8, DH1 v3.0, whole genome shotgun sequence genome containing:
- the LOC108198750 gene encoding basic leucine zipper 43-like, which encodes MLFPSEYAEIQSLNQDHPSPFVNNFAVSMQEACMPSVLQYNTFLTNLPNFQANVPVHDFSSCVSNNSTSDEGDDQLHTNMIIDERKQRRMISNRESARRSRMRKQKHLDELWSQVVRLRTENYSLIDKLNNLSESHDKVLEENAKLKEENSGLRQMLTDAQLSSTYNSLKDLEEAHFNAESSSDQSISNSQ
- the LOC108199364 gene encoding chaperonin 60 subunit beta 4, chloroplastic isoform X1 gives rise to the protein MSCLTQPLSTTMNQNISYMSCFVNPLTSVSYRMLSTSRKHQQPAFLKTRAMGRELFFNHDGAATRKLLAGVELVAELVGVTLGPKGRNVVLQNKYGPPKIVNDGETVLKQIELEDHLENVGVKLVRQAGAKTNDLAGDGSTTSVLLAHGLIAEGVKVIAAGMNPIQISRGIEKTALALVSELKSMSREVEDHEIADVASVSAGNDPAVGKMISEALEQVGKRGVITIERGNSVNNTLQIVEGMKFDRGYLSPYFVTDRRRMIVQLQNCKLLLVDKIIKNPKEMLKILDNAVREEYPILIVAEGIEQEALAPVIRNKLKGVLKAAAIKAPAFGERKSHCLDDIAILTGGTVIRDEMGLTLEKARKELLGTTTKVVITKDSTLIVTDGSTQAAVKKRVSQIENLVKNTKEKFQKKILNERIARLSGGIAIIQVGAQTQIEQKDKQLRIEDAVNATKAAIDEGVVVGGGCCLLRLSLRVDEIMNTLDNEEQKIGAEIFKRALSYPARQIAKNAGVNGNVVIEKVLSVDDAKYGYNAAKDQYEDLMAAGILDPTKVVRCCIENAASVAKTFLMSDAVVIYIDEPAPRRRRRPMPALDEPAPSSRRRPMPSLGDLAPSRRRPMPSLDDLAPGMRRPMPSLDDLAPGMRRPMPSLDDLAPGMRRPMPSLDDLAPGRRRPMPTPGMGPLGL
- the LOC108199364 gene encoding chaperonin 60 subunit beta 4, chloroplastic isoform X2 — translated: MSCLTQPLSTTMNQNISYMSCFVNPLTSVSYRMLSTSRKHQQPAFLKTRAMGRELFFNHDGAATRKLLAGVELVAELVGVTLGPKGRNVVLQNKYGPPKIVNDGETVLKQIELEDHLENVGVKLVRQAGAKTNDLAGDGSTTSVLLAHGLIAEGVKVIAAGMNPIQISRGIEKTALALVSELKSMSREVEDHEIADVASVSAGNDPAVGKMISEALEQVGKRGVITIERGNSVNNTLQIVEGMKFDRGYLSPYFVTDRRRMIVQLQNCKLLLVDKIIKNPKEMLKILDNAVREEYPILIVAEGIEQEALAPVIRNKLKGVLKAAAIKAPAFGERKSHCLDDIAILTGGTVIRDEMGLTLEKARKELLGTTTKVVITKDSTLIVTDGSTQAAVKKRVSQIENLVKNTKEKFQKKILNERIARLSGGIAIIQVGAQTQIEQKDKQLRIEDAVNATKAAIDEGVVVGGGCCLLRLSLRVDEIMNTLDNEEQKTGV